From one Chloroherpetonaceae bacterium genomic stretch:
- a CDS encoding BamA/TamA family outer membrane protein produces the protein SLRGFREYRFTGPLTALVNLEMRAKFFKLQFLGQTFSFGITPFLDLGRVWDRLQDFGFTDYRWNYGIGARIAWNQATILRFDFAQSAEASQFFFGFQHIF, from the coding sequence CTCGCTGCGCGGTTTCCGTGAGTATCGCTTCACGGGACCGCTCACTGCGCTGGTCAATCTCGAAATGCGTGCCAAGTTTTTCAAACTGCAGTTTCTTGGTCAAACCTTTTCCTTCGGCATCACGCCCTTCTTAGACCTTGGCAGAGTATGGGATAGACTGCAAGACTTTGGCTTCACGGATTACCGATGGAACTACGGTATCGGCGCACGCATTGCTTGGAATCAAGCCACGATTCTGCGCTTTGATTTTGCTCAGAGCGCCGAAGCCAGCCAGTTCTTCTTTGGCTTCCAGCACATCTTTTAA